The following are encoded together in the uncultured Sphaerochaeta sp. genome:
- a CDS encoding molybdopterin cofactor-binding domain-containing protein, with translation MAEKRSSTGKVTTLHGYIVTSSVDAGRIEEISLPTLDNNFVLVTTRDIPGTNRVRVLDASTPLLTSSVISYYHQPILALFGYDTESVQLKSKEINISYQLPSGEEATPPLETKPFSFQFGNMEEASKEEGLEVLERTYRYSGSNYESNTLSRISVVLEDDILHITTPTQWPSHVRETVSDVTGIPKRRIVIHREPFFAPHDEMLITPSTMCAIASIACLKGNCPVEILINAESIRPDLTIKRKTWFFSDGRTQAESIEVGVDQGSVTLFSDEMANQLIAGLVPLYSLMSLNIFITFNTSRKRPAHFFGDLGYCDALCSTESHYSALAKLSGYNPLTWRLKFASESTSHSQVIRSDKYAKLKELITAVSESSDFQRKNAAYEMQAQMRVKLSTFFNYSRGVALACGAGISGFSSECRSLPQQPVQITLNPNNKVEVNTSFYTIGSSAEIWRQIISEELQVSKSDITFVEEQKEMLDSGPSVLTANSGRMPQQIQKACNQIKEKRFVQPLPICESVLSPKQPGMKGSMFLSNSWVATALELEIDSVTLQPLVRRVWCAVSLSRVFDEQSLRSKIRHTIVTTLREAGALLSHSDTFNIEITIKDEGQQISSSITSALKGVITSAFISALEQALGYPVGKIPVDGETLLEALRGNV, from the coding sequence ATGGCAGAAAAACGATCATCGACAGGCAAGGTGACCACCCTTCATGGCTACATCGTCACCTCATCGGTCGATGCCGGCCGAATAGAGGAAATCTCACTACCTACATTGGACAATAACTTTGTACTGGTCACCACCAGGGATATCCCGGGAACAAACCGTGTGCGCGTCTTGGATGCATCCACCCCCCTGCTCACCTCTTCGGTCATCTCGTACTATCACCAACCCATTCTTGCCCTCTTTGGATATGACACTGAGTCTGTCCAGCTTAAAAGCAAGGAGATCAATATCTCTTACCAGCTTCCCAGTGGCGAGGAGGCTACCCCACCACTGGAAACAAAACCCTTCTCCTTCCAATTCGGTAACATGGAGGAAGCCAGCAAGGAAGAAGGGCTGGAAGTGCTCGAGCGCACCTATCGCTATAGTGGGAGCAATTATGAGAGCAATACTCTCTCGCGTATCAGTGTAGTGCTTGAGGATGACATCCTGCATATCACCACACCTACCCAGTGGCCAAGCCATGTCAGGGAGACCGTCAGTGATGTTACAGGCATTCCCAAACGCCGAATTGTAATCCATCGCGAACCGTTCTTTGCCCCACATGATGAGATGCTCATCACACCGAGCACCATGTGTGCCATTGCGTCCATTGCCTGCCTGAAAGGCAACTGCCCGGTCGAGATACTCATCAATGCAGAAAGCATCCGCCCCGACCTCACCATCAAACGAAAAACCTGGTTCTTCAGCGACGGTCGAACCCAAGCTGAATCAATCGAGGTAGGAGTCGACCAAGGCAGTGTTACACTGTTCAGTGATGAGATGGCCAATCAACTGATTGCTGGATTGGTACCGCTGTATAGCTTGATGTCGCTAAACATATTCATTACATTCAACACCTCTCGAAAAAGACCAGCCCACTTCTTTGGTGACCTGGGTTACTGTGATGCACTCTGCTCAACAGAATCCCACTATAGCGCCTTGGCAAAACTCAGTGGATACAATCCCCTCACCTGGCGGTTGAAATTTGCTTCAGAGAGCACTTCGCACAGCCAGGTCATTCGTTCAGACAAATATGCAAAGCTCAAGGAACTCATTACCGCAGTCAGCGAATCTAGCGACTTCCAGAGAAAAAACGCCGCATATGAGATGCAGGCCCAGATGCGTGTCAAACTCTCGACCTTTTTCAACTACAGTAGGGGGGTTGCCCTCGCCTGTGGAGCTGGAATAAGCGGATTCAGCAGCGAATGCCGTTCCCTACCACAACAACCTGTACAGATCACCCTCAACCCAAACAACAAGGTTGAAGTGAATACCTCGTTCTATACCATTGGATCAAGCGCCGAGATCTGGAGACAGATCATCAGTGAGGAGCTACAGGTTTCAAAAAGTGACATTACCTTTGTAGAGGAACAAAAAGAGATGCTTGACAGCGGCCCTTCTGTACTGACCGCAAATAGTGGAAGAATGCCGCAACAGATTCAGAAAGCTTGTAATCAGATCAAGGAGAAACGATTTGTTCAGCCCCTTCCTATCTGTGAAAGTGTGCTCTCCCCGAAACAACCAGGCATGAAAGGATCGATGTTTCTCAGCAATAGCTGGGTGGCAACTGCCTTGGAATTGGAGATTGACTCAGTCACATTGCAGCCTCTGGTAAGAAGGGTGTGGTGTGCTGTGTCCCTCTCCAGGGTGTTCGATGAACAGAGCCTCAGAAGCAAGATTCGCCATACAATTGTTACAACACTCAGAGAGGCTGGAGCACTCTTGAGCCATAGCGATACATTCAATATTGAAATCACCATAAAAGATGAAGGCCAACAGATCTCTTCTTCAATCACCAGCGCCTTGAAAGGGGTAATCACCAGCGCATTTATCTCAGCCCTTGAACAAGCCCTTGGTTATCCGGTTGGGAAAATCCCAGTAGATGGAGAGACATTGCTTGAGGCACTCAGAGGTAATGTATGA